The proteins below are encoded in one region of Telopea speciosissima isolate NSW1024214 ecotype Mountain lineage chromosome 10, Tspe_v1, whole genome shotgun sequence:
- the LOC122641865 gene encoding DNA-3-methyladenine glycosylase, whose product MKSQRFKRAIKPKKTFPANDDKLEDEEPLMTSTSTSRSKKSIIVRAKVKPKSNPQLLHPALESSFVLEKAAILSPDFFQIDALDLAPRLLGKFLRRDDVVLRITEVEAYRPNDTACHGRFGITARTAPVFGSGGHAYVYLCYGLHTMLNVVADKEGVGAAVLIRSCAPVMGLETIQQRRGQKTDKPVLLAGPGKVGQALGISTEWSNHPLYTPGGLEISDGPEPEKVLVGPRVGIEYASPEHVSALWRFAIADNPWISAPKSNLRPA is encoded by the exons ATGAAAAGCCAACGGTTTAAGCGCGCCATCAAGCCGAAGAAAACATTCCCGGCAAACGACGACAAACTCGAAGACGAAGAACCATTAATGACTTCAACCTCAACTTCAAGGTCTAAGAAGTCCATTATTGTTAGAGCCAAAgtcaaacccaaatccaatcCCCAGCTTCTCCATCCGGCTCTGGAATCGTCCTTCGTTCTTGAGAAAGCGGCGATATTGAGCCCTGATTTCTTCCAAATCGATGCCCTAGATCTTGCACCCCGTCTCCTCGGCAAGTTCCTTCGGCGAGACGATGTGGTTCTTCGGATTACTGAG GTAGAGGCTTATAGACCAAATGACACTGCTTGCCATGGTCGCTTTGGTATCACAGCAAGAACAGCTCCTGTC TTTGGATCAGGAGGGCATGCTTATGTTTATCTTTGCTATGGTCTCCATACAATGCTTAATGTTGTAGCTGACAAGGAAGGGGTCGGTGCTGCAGTCTTGATACGTTCTTGTGCTCCTGTCATGG GGTTAGAGACCATTCAACAGCGCCGTGGTCAGAAGACTGATAAACCTGTCCTCCTTGCTGGGCCAGGGAAG GTTGGTCAAGCACTGGGGATATCAACAGAATGGTCAAACCATCCTCTTTACACT CCAGGTGGTCTTGAAATTTCAGATGGGCCAGAACCAGAGAAGGTGCTGGTTGGTCCACGAGTTGGCATTGAATATGCTTCACCTGAGCATGTTAGTGCTTTGTGGAGGTTTGCAATTGCTGATAACCCCTGGATAAGTGCTCCTAAAAGTAATCTTAGACCAGCTTAA
- the LOC122641861 gene encoding gamma-tubulin complex component 3-like, which translates to MEDQRVLDLVKQLVLRLLSHSRNDSEQSTISINTDKALKYAMRILGSRMTPSISIDEAAMAESIKRHLVNQGKSSDALTFADLYTKFSSKSGPGSIQNKLSILYLLKVISEDRRKEKRSDSRVPSSAFLSSTVSGGLPVLFEIDGGSRNQKPPDKGWSGGVLLVSKDPDNLRDIAFREFAYLLNEESEVSEGALVRDILYACQGINGRYVKFDKSIDAYVIPESIKMPRATRIMVRKLCELGWLFRKVKGYISESMDGFPTEDVGTVGQAFCTALQDELAAYYKLLAVLEAQSMNPIPLVSETPNSGNYLSLRRLSVWFAEPMVKMRLMAVLVDSCRVLRGGTMAGAIHMHAQHGDPLVQDFMRRLLRRVCSPLFEMVRSWVLEGELDDIFAEFFVLGQPVKAESLWQEGYKLHAGMLPSFIPQSLAQRILRTGKSINFLRVCCEDQGWADTATEAAAVVGTTTRRGGLGYGETDALESLVVEAAKRIDKRLMDVMYKRYKFKEHCLAIKRYLLLGQGDFVQYLMDIVGPELSEPANTISSFKLVGLLESAIRASNAQYEDRDILDRLRVKMMPHGTGDRGWDVFSLEYDARVPLNTVFTESVMARYLRIFNFLWKLRRVEHALIGAWKTMKPNCISSHFFLKQESSIKLLFTSTLRRCQVLWDEMNHFVSNLQYYIMFEVLEVSWSNFANEMDAAKDLDDLLAAHEKYLLSTVEKALLGECSQALCKTLFVLFDLILRFRSHADWLYEGIHELQARTVDSSVSSRTRGRSRSKLNNETSGYGTWAGGGRKALTQQAGEFLRNMQEDLDTIGKEYSSLLEGFIAQLPVQQHVDLKFLLFRLDFTEFYNRQHPSA; encoded by the exons atggaAGACCAGAGAGTGTTGGATCTGGTGAAACAGCTCGTTCTGCGGTTACTCTCTCATAGTCGAAATGATTCGGAACAGTCGACCATTTCGATCAATACGGACAAGGCACTGAAGTACGCAATGCGTATCCTGGGCAGTCGAATGACGCCTTCCATCTCCATAGATGAGGCCGCCATGGCCGAGTCCATCAAGCGCCATCTCGTCAATCAAGGTAAGTCTTCCGATGCCCTAACCTTCGCCGATCTCTACACTAAGTTCTCCTCCAAGTCTGGCCCCGGTAGCATCCAGAACAAGTTGTCCATCCTTTACCTTCTTAAAGTCATCTCCGAAGATCGACGCAAAGAGAAGAGATCCGATTCTAGGGTTCCCTCCTCcgcttttctctcttccaccgTCTCCGGCGGTCTCCCTGTATTGTTCGAGATCGACGGGGGCTCTCGGAACCAGAAGCCCCCTGATAAGGGTTGGAGTGGTGGCGTTTTGCTGGTCTCCAAGGATCCTGACAATCTTAGGGATATCGCCTTTCGGGAGTTTGCGTATTTGTTAAATGAAGAGAGCGAGGTCTCTGAGGGTGCTCTGGTTAGGGATATCTTGTATGCCTGTCAAGGTATCAACGGTAGATATGTGAAATTCGATAAAAGTATTGACGCCTATGTGATCCCGGAATCGATTAAAATGCCGAGAGCAACAAGAATTATGGTTCGAAAGCTCTGCGAGTTGGGTTGGTTGTTTAGGAAAGTCAAAGGTTATATCTCGGAGAGCATGGATGGTTTCCCTACTGAAGATGTTGGAACAGTCGGGCAAGCCTTTTGCACGGCATTGCAGGACGAGCTTGCTGCGTATTACAAATTGTTGGCTGTCCTTGAAGCGCAGTCGATGAATCCCATCCCCTTAGTTTCGGAGACACCGAACTCGGGAAATTATCTCTCCCTGAGGAGGTTGTCGGTTTGGTTTGCAGAACCGATGGTGAAGATGAGGCTGATGGCTGTTCTCGTTGATAGTTGCAGGGTTTTGAGGGGCGGTACAATGGCAGGTGCAATCCATATGCACGCCCAGCATGGAGACCCTTTGGTTCAAGACTTCATGAGACGTCTACTTCGCCGGGTCTGTTCTCCACTGTTTGAAATGGTGAGAAGTTGGGTCTTGGAAGGGGAGCTGGATGACATTTTTGCTGAGTTCTTTGTTCTGGGACAGCCTGTAAAAGCTGAATCACTCTGGCAAGAAGGTTACAAGCTCCATGCAGGAATGCTCCCCTCTTTCATCCCACAATCACTCGCTCAAAGGATTTTGAGAACTGGGAAGTCAATAAACTTTCTTAGAGTCTGTTGTGAGGATCAGGGTTGGGCTGATACTGCAACAGAAGCAGCGGCTGTCGTTGGGACTACAACTAGGAGAGGTGGGCTTGGGTATGGCGAAACTGATGCACTAGAATCTCTGGTGGTTGAAGCAGCCAAGAGGATAGATAAGCGTTTGATGGATGTCATGTACAAGCGGTACAAGTTCAAGGAGCATTGTCTTGCAATTAAGCGCTATTTGCTCCTCGGGCAAGGTGATTTCGTTCAGTATCTAATGGATATCGTAGGGCCTGAGCTTTCAGAACCTGCAAACACTATCAGCTCATTCAAACTAGTTGGGTTGCTGGAAAGCGCAATCCGGGCATCAAATGCACAATATGAGGATCGAGATATATTGGACAGATTAAGGGTCAAGATGATGCCACATGGTACTGGAGACAGGGGTTGGGATGTATTCTCATTGGAGTACGATGCTAGAGTTCCCTTGAATACTGTCTTTACAGAATCTGTCATGGCACGGTATCTTAGAATTTTTAATTTCCTTTGGAAGCTTAGACGTGTTGAGCATGCCCTGATTGGAGCTTGGAAGACGATGAAGCCGAATTGCatttcttctcacttcttcttgAAGCAGGAAAGTTCTATTAAACTGCTTTTCACATCAACATTGCGGCGCTGCCAAGTTCTTTGGGATGAGATGAACCATTTTGTCTCGAATCTGCAATATTATATAATGTTTGAGGTCTTGGAAGTATCATGGTCCAATTTTGCAAATGAAATGGATGCTGCAAAAGATCTAGATGACCTGCTTGCAGCACATGAGAAATATCTCCTTTCTACTGTGGAAAAGGCTCTTCTTGGGGAGTGCTCCCAAGCCCTCTGTAAGACCCTTTTTGTGTTATTTGACCTTATATTGCGGTTCCGTAGTCATGCTGATTGGTTATATGAAGGTATCCATGAGTTGCAAGCAAG AACGGTGGACTCTTCTGTGTCCTCTCGGACGAGGGGCAGATCAAGatcaaaattaaataatgaaACTTCAGGCTATGGAACATGGGCTGGTGGGGGCAGGAAGGCCTTAACACAGCAGGCTGGAGAATTTCTTCGAAACATGCAAGAGGACTTGGACACAATTGGGAAAGAGTATTCATCACTACTTGAAGGATTCATTGCTCAATTACCTGTGCAGCAACATGTTGATTTGAAGTTCCTTCTATTCCGGTTAGACTTCACTGAATTTTATAACCGTCAACATCCTAGTGCATAA